From Streptomyces sp. SCSIO 75703:
ACAGGCGGCCCCAGGCTGTGGACAATCGGTTCTCCACAGCCTGTGATGGACGCAGTACGTCCATGGTAGGAAGGCGGGGGGACATGGCATCTGAACAAATGGCCGAGCGCCCGGAGGAGTCCGGCACCCCGCCGCCCCCGCGCCCGCTGGACGCGGTGGACCACGACATCCTGCGCATGCTCCGCGCGGACGGCCGCGCCTCGGTCCGCTCGGTCGCCGAACGGGTGCACGTCTCGCGCGCCAACGCCTACGCGCGCATCAACCGGCTCATCGAGGACGGCGTCATCCGGGGCTTCGGCGCCCGCGTCGACCACGAGCGGGCCGGCCAGGGCACCTCGGCCTACATCACTCTGAAGATCGTCCAGAATTCCTGGCGCACGGTGCGCGAGCAGCTCAGGCAGCTTCCCGGCGCCTCCCACATCGCCCTGCTGGGCGGTGACTTCGACGTCCTGCTGCTGGTGCACACGCAGGACAACCGGGCCCTGCGCGAGCTGGTGCTCACCCGCATCCAGGCGATACCCCAGGTGCTCAGCACCCGCACGCTGCTGGTGTTCGAGACGGAGGACCTGGAACCGCAGGGCTGAGGCCCGAGGCGGGTCAGGCCGTCCGGTCGCCGCGCAGCCCGCCGAAGACCAGCCGCGCCACGGCGTCGGCCACCTCGCGCTCGGCCGCGCCGCGGCCGTCGGGCCGGTACCACTCGACGATCGAGTTGATCATGCCGAAGACGAGCCGGGTGGCGAGCCGCGGCTCCACGTCGGCGCGCACGTCCCCCTCGGCCGCCGCGGCCCTCATCAGCGCGGCGACCCGGTGGTCGAACTCGCGCCGCCGCTCCAGCGCCCACCGCTCGGTGCCGGTGTTGCCCCGCACCCTCAGCAGCAGCGTCACGTACGGCAGTTCGGCCATCAGCACCTCGACCATGCGCCGCACGACGTGCTCCAGGCGCGCGGCGGCGCCGCCCTCGCGCGCCCGCTCCTCGTCGAGGATGGCGAAGAGGCCGTCCAGGGCGCGGCTCACGGCGCGTCGCAGGAGTTCCTCCTTGCCGGCGACGTGGTGGTAGATCGACGACTTGGAGATGCCGGCGGCCTTGGAGAGGTGCTCCATGGAGGTGCCGTCGTAGCCGCGTTCGTTGAAGACCTGGACGGCGACGGAGAGCAGCGTCTCGGGGGTGTACGTGTCGCGCTTGGCGGTGGTCATGGGGCGCTGCCCTCCGTTGCGTCGCGGGCGTGTGCGTGGCGGTGCAGCGCGAGGGACGGGGCGCAGCGCCCCGCGGGCTCGCGCCGGTGCACCTCGGTGAGCAGGGCGTGGGCCCATCCGCGGCCGAGCCGGTCGCCCCACGCGAAGGGACCGAGCGGGTAGTTGACGCCGAGCCGCATGGCCGTGTCGACGTCCTCGCGCGTGGCGACGCCCTGGGCGACGGCGTCGTGCGCCAGGTCGACGATCCGCGCGACCGTACGGGCGACGATCATGCCCGGGACGTCTCCGACGACGCTGACCTCCTTGCCGAGCGCCTGGAACAGGCCGGTGGCCTCCGCCAGGGTGCGCGGCGCGGTGCCCTCCCCGGCGGCCAGGGCGATCCGGCCGGCCGCGCCGTAGTCGAGCGCCAGGTCGAACTGGACGGT
This genomic window contains:
- a CDS encoding Lrp/AsnC family transcriptional regulator; this encodes MAERPEESGTPPPPRPLDAVDHDILRMLRADGRASVRSVAERVHVSRANAYARINRLIEDGVIRGFGARVDHERAGQGTSAYITLKIVQNSWRTVREQLRQLPGASHIALLGGDFDVLLLVHTQDNRALRELVLTRIQAIPQVLSTRTLLVFETEDLEPQG
- a CDS encoding TetR/AcrR family transcriptional regulator, yielding MTTAKRDTYTPETLLSVAVQVFNERGYDGTSMEHLSKAAGISKSSIYHHVAGKEELLRRAVSRALDGLFAILDEERAREGGAAARLEHVVRRMVEVLMAELPYVTLLLRVRGNTGTERWALERRREFDHRVAALMRAAAAEGDVRADVEPRLATRLVFGMINSIVEWYRPDGRGAAEREVADAVARLVFGGLRGDRTA